Sequence from the Candidatus Krumholzibacteriota bacterium genome:
TTGTATGTTTCAATTGATGTTATATCCGGGTAAGGATAGATCGCTGAAAGATTAATTGGCACCGTATAAAGAGACATGTACCTCGTCATTGTGATGAAAGGAATACTTGATTTTCCAAATTGATGCTTTCCGGTAGCTATTGTTTCAATATTCATTTTATTGGTTACTTCACCAATATATCTTGGAAGCCTGTAAGTGGATGATATCTCCATCCCAAAAAGAAATATCGCGATAACCAGTAGATAGAGAGCATAGAACTTTATCATTTTTCTTATATGATGTTTTATGCTGCCCTGTAAGGTAAAGTAGAAATCATATCCAATAATCAAAAACGGGAGCACAATGCCAACCGCTTCCTTTGTCATCAATGAAATGGCAAAAAACACGAGCGACAACAAAAGACCTGCATTCGAGCGATTTCCCTTTATATATAATATGAATGAAGACAGTAAAAATACAGTCGCAAGGAGGTCTGCTCTATTCGACGCATTGTTTACGACTTCTGTATGTACGGGTTGCAGAATAAACAGTAACGCAGCGAGAAATGCCACTGATGATCTGCTAGTGACCAACATTGAAGTCTTGTAACATAATAGAACGCACACGATAAAGAGCAGTACATTCGTCAAATGATATCCGAATGGATTGAGTTTCCAAATGCTGTAATCAATACCGAATGTGATTATGCTTATGGGACGAAAGCCTGGCATGTTAGAAAACAGCATCCTCCAGTTTCTGATATTTTCATTATTTATGATAGATTTGAGGTCATCATACGTAAAACCATTTTTCAGGCTGTTCGAATATACCGCGAGTGAAACTGCCGCGAGGCCACATATTAACCATATATTATTTTTTTTCATCGGCGTATTTTCGAAACTACACTCCAGAATTCGACTATTACAACCTGCTGTCAGCTATTATATCAATTCTCTGGAACATTGCCGTTTTCGACAAATTCAGGTTTCTGACCTATCCGGTGCCTGAGGTACTCCGAAGCTATGGAATCATCATATTTTCCTTAAACCAGGAAATCGTCAATCGCAGACCTTCCTCCAGTCCGACCTTCGGTTTCCACCCCAGGTATTTTTCCGCTATAGAAATATCCGGGCAACGTTTATCAGGATCATCTTCGAATCTTTCCATAAATTCTATTGCAGCATCACTATCGCATAGTTTTTTAATTATATTCGCGAGCTCAAGAATCCGTATTTCCTGGCTATTGCCAATATTGACAGGTTTATTATAATCACTTTCCATGAGTTTGTACAAACCCCTCACGGTATCGGAAACATAACAAAACGATCTTGTTTGCATTCCTTTGCCATGCACGGTGATGGACTCATTATTCAGGGAATTGATGATAAGATTGGGAATGACCCGGCCATCATTGAAAGCCATATTAGGTCCGTATGTATTGAATAATCTGGCTATCCTTGTGTCAGCGACTGCGCTTCTGGAGTAAATGGTCATTAACGTCTCGCCGAATCTCTTTGATTCTGAATAGCAGCTTCTCATTCCAACAGGTGATACTGCACCAATATAACTTTCATTCTGCGGATGCATCTCAGGATTCCCGTAAATCTCCGAGGTCGATGCGAACAGAATCCTTGCATTTTTTTCTTTGGCAAGTTCCAGCATCTTCAAAGTGCCAATTGAATTGGCCATTGCTGTTTCCAATGGAGCCTCATAATAATGCCTTGGACTCGCTCTTGAGGCAAGATGATATATCTGATCAATATGCTCATCTATTGAGAGCGTTTGACAAATATCATGTTCGATGAATCGCAGATTTAACTGCTCAAGCAGGAGAGTTTTATTTTCAGGGTGACCCGTACTGAGGTTATCGATCCCTATAATCGAATTACCTTTTGAAAGAAGTAACGCGCACAGATGACAACCAATATGCCCGCAACATCCGGAAACGAGAATATTCATAAGACCCCCCGATACTCTATAATGCAATTGTAGTACTTATAATCACATAAGTCAACCCGTCCCTGTTTATTAATTCACCTTTTCAATCCCCGGTACGGACGAAGATCATTCAAATCGTATTCTACTGTCGGAGATTTAGTGGGGAAAAACCATCCTCTTCAATTATGAAATGTTATACGGCACTTTCCTCCATGGCCCGATTTGTCGAATTAAGGAGGTCTCCTACCGTCCGGCGGCAATTAGGTATGTCTGTTGCTACCGGTCCCAAGAATCCAGAACAATCTTCTATTATCGCCGGGATGGATTTTTTTACAATGGCAGGGAGAATCAAGGGTTACTTCCTATAACCTGCATTTTTAGGAAAATTGAAGGGATTTGAAAAATCTGTTGACACTGTATCGTGGTTAAGAACAAGTACTAGTATCTTAAGTGTCTTTTGAGTAAAAACCATCGATATCGAGTCCTTCGAGGACGAGACGATTATACTCCATCACGATGCTGATGTCCATTGACATGAGCAATCGCACCTACTACAATAGATTCAGGAGAGCCAAAAGGCCGGATTAAAGATCTGGGATATTATCCCGAACATATCTTTTGGCCCAGGCTCTCCATTTCATTTACACCTCCCTTTGAGAGTACTCGATAAGCTCTTTCCAGCAACCTTGCCGCCGTTGCGCAGATGGCCACGTTTTAGTGTTTTCCGCGTTCTCTCATGCCGTGATAATAAGCTTTCAGTTCAGGGTCGTACTGCAAAAGGTTGGAAATGAGCCTAAAGTAGAAACCTGTGAGTAACAAGAAATATTTCCATTCATGAGAGCGCCGAAGAACAGATACCAGCCATCCGGCGTCACAGAGACCGCCAGCGCAGCAGCACCATCTTCCTCGTCAGTCGGGCCAGCTAACACCGTCATCCGGCCAGACCATATCAACGCGGTAGAATCGGGGCATACCTAGCCTCTTCCACAGTCGCCGCTTGTACCAGTTGTAGATCCTGCGCGAAAGGATCGGAAGGTTTCTGAGACGTTTCTTCCTCGAGATGATCCGTCGTTTTTCTTCCTCGCTCAGGGATTTTTGCACGATCACCTGCCGCTCGCGGATCATCTGTGCCTTGTGGACCGGCAGCAGGGCGATGTCGATCTTCTCGTTCAACGCGGCGCCCTGGAAGACAGCAAAATCCGACGTCTCGCGGTTGATCGACATCGGCTTGAAATCCCGCTCGAGAGCATCTTTCAACTCATGGAACCTCTGCGGATTTTCGGCCGGCAGAACAAAATCGAAATCGACACTGCCAGGAACATTGAGGCCGGTCACCAGGGACCCCGTAAGAAAGAGATCTCCACTGTACTTGTCACGGAGGAATCGCTCCAGTTCACGAGCCCTGTCCATTATGCGAGGATCGATTGTCATCACGACTGAAGTCTACAATACTCCGGGTTCGGAGGAAAGACAAAAGGCCCGGATCG
This genomic interval carries:
- a CDS encoding GDP-mannose 4,6-dehydratase is translated as MNILVSGCCGHIGCHLCALLLSKGNSIIGIDNLSTGHPENKTLLLEQLNLRFIEHDICQTLSIDEHIDQIYHLASRASPRHYYEAPLETAMANSIGTLKMLELAKEKNARILFASTSEIYGNPEMHPQNESYIGAVSPVGMRSCYSESKRFGETLMTIYSRSAVADTRIARLFNTYGPNMAFNDGRVIPNLIINSLNNESITVHGKGMQTRSFCYVSDTVRGLYKLMESDYNKPVNIGNSQEIRILELANIIKKLCDSDAAIEFMERFEDDPDKRCPDISIAEKYLGWKPKVGLEEGLRLTISWFKENMMIP
- a CDS encoding nucleotidyltransferase domain-containing protein — its product is MDRARELERFLRDKYSGDLFLTGSLVTGLNVPGSVDFDFVLPAENPQRFHELKDALERDFKPMSINRETSDFAVFQGAALNEKIDIALLPVHKAQMIRERQVIVQKSLSEEEKRRIISRKKRLRNLPILSRRIYNWYKRRLWKRLGMPRFYRVDMVWPDDGVSWPD